A region from the Gemmatimonadota bacterium genome encodes:
- the ccoG gene encoding cytochrome c oxidase accessory protein CcoG, protein MLGFSQTREWVYPQSIRGHFMTLRRWTFAALHVLLFVAPWIQIGGYPLVRIDIPARRVFLFGQIFTPYDTIFLLLLLLFLAFSLFFFTAIFGRVWCGYACPQTVFLETWIRPLELWIEGDRTTRKRRDAQGFSFDLAWRKAAKWTAFAAVSFLIAMALVSLFAGARELWTGRAGPVAYAFVVVVSIAWFWDFTWFREQFCSYLCPYARFQSALADEESLIVTYDEVRGEPREKGKAAAAEGRCIDCNKCVVVCPQGIDIRDGFQLECIQCARCIDACTSVMEPLQHPTLVAYGSVAESQGRVVRRWRPRTFVYAGLLAALVVAGGVLMVRRVPFEATVNRAPGSTFTVDADGYIRNTFLLEITNKDPRPGSVSYAVGLEGLEGAEALVPPFELETSQSRTLPLVVRIPAASATARSLPLQVRVSSDENEMVLPTTFLTGGPTHGGT, encoded by the coding sequence ATGTTGGGCTTCAGCCAAACGCGCGAGTGGGTCTACCCACAGTCGATTCGCGGCCACTTCATGACCCTGCGGCGCTGGACGTTCGCTGCGCTGCACGTGTTGCTGTTCGTGGCACCGTGGATCCAGATCGGTGGGTACCCACTCGTCCGGATCGACATCCCCGCCCGTAGAGTCTTCCTGTTCGGGCAGATCTTCACGCCGTACGACACGATCTTCCTGCTGCTCCTGCTTCTGTTCCTTGCCTTCTCGCTGTTCTTCTTCACAGCGATCTTCGGGCGGGTCTGGTGCGGATACGCCTGTCCCCAGACCGTCTTCCTGGAGACCTGGATCCGTCCGCTGGAGCTTTGGATCGAGGGGGATCGCACCACGCGCAAGCGTCGCGACGCCCAGGGGTTCAGCTTCGACCTCGCGTGGCGCAAGGCCGCGAAGTGGACCGCTTTTGCCGCGGTGTCGTTCCTGATCGCCATGGCGCTCGTGAGCCTCTTCGCGGGAGCCCGTGAGCTCTGGACAGGCCGGGCGGGTCCGGTGGCGTACGCGTTCGTGGTCGTGGTCTCCATCGCGTGGTTCTGGGACTTCACCTGGTTTCGGGAGCAGTTCTGTAGCTACCTCTGTCCCTACGCTCGCTTCCAGAGTGCGTTGGCCGATGAGGAGAGCCTCATCGTCACGTACGACGAGGTGCGGGGTGAGCCGCGTGAGAAGGGGAAGGCGGCTGCCGCCGAGGGCCGCTGCATCGACTGCAACAAGTGCGTCGTGGTCTGCCCCCAGGGCATCGACATCCGTGACGGCTTCCAGTTGGAGTGCATCCAGTGCGCGCGCTGCATCGACGCCTGCACCAGCGTCATGGAGCCGCTCCAGCACCCCACGCTGGTGGCCTACGGGTCGGTCGCAGAGTCGCAGGGGCGGGTCGTGCGCCGCTGGCGGCCGCGGACTTTCGTCTATGCGGGGCTGCTCGCCGCCCTGGTAGTGGCGGGCGGTGTGCTCATGGTCCGGCGCGTGCCCTTCGAGGCGACGGTGAACCGGGCACCCGGATCCACGTTCACCGTGGACGCCGATGGGTACATCCGCAATACGTTCCTGCTCGAGATCACGAACAAGGATCCCCGACCGGGATCCGTTTCCTATGCGGTGGGGTTGGAAGGCTTGGAAGGGGCGGAAGCGCTGGTACCCCCCTTCGAGTTGGAGACCAGTCAGTCGAGGACGCTGCCCTTGGTGGTGCGGATCCCGGCCGCCTCGGCGACCGCTCGCAGCTTGCCGCTGCAGGTGCGGGTCTCCAGCGATGAGAACGAGATGGTGTTGCCCACCACCTTCCTGACAGGAGGCCCCACCCATGGAGGCACGTGA
- a CDS encoding cation-translocating P-type ATPase, with protein MTALQDGSCEVRLGVDGLRCASCVWVTERVLEATPGVVAATVSYATGRATLRWRPEQVDLATLARRIGQLGYRPRLPGEESRADPGLLLRLGVAVFAALNVMLVSAALYAGWFGTMEPRFVALFQWTALLLSTPVALWCAEPFFAGAWTGLRHRTLSMDVPIALAVAVLYAHGVWATLRGVDAYLDSLTMLVALLLMGRVLESGSRRRAAEAAVALAGTVPASARRLGRGGLERVAAAELTVGDRIEIGMGEEVAADGVVVEGSAHVRMALLTGESAPVPVEVGDRLVAGAVLESGSLVLEVDAVGSATVVRRMADALRTALDRPARESAVDRIAPWFTGVTLTVALGTAVAWWWLAGPARALEVCVAVLVVACPCALALSRPLAAAAGLGAAARRGLLIRSPEALLDLNHITTLALDKTGTVTAGELTVVEADDAAVRVAAALERGSVHPIARALVDEAVQRGIPLARAQDVREEPGVGVCGRVDGRFWQLSAGGPGAVLLRSDDGVVHELRMADTLREDSAQATGELSRHGVGVALLSGDRPEVATRVGARLGIDEIHAPLTPDAKVHWIEEQRSRGGRVLFVGDGVNDGPALAASDVGIAMGTGAASSVLVADGVVTGGSLLSLVGGFAAARAARTQIRSNQIRSIAYNALAVSAAAAGWINPLVAAVLMPLSSLLVIWGASRVEVRVRRSAA; from the coding sequence GTGACCGCGCTGCAGGATGGTAGTTGCGAAGTCCGTTTGGGAGTCGATGGCCTGCGCTGCGCGTCGTGCGTGTGGGTGACGGAGCGGGTGCTGGAGGCCACCCCAGGCGTGGTGGCGGCGACCGTCTCGTACGCGACCGGGAGAGCCACCCTGCGTTGGCGCCCTGAGCAGGTGGACCTCGCGACCCTGGCGCGCCGCATCGGTCAACTCGGCTACCGTCCGCGTCTTCCCGGCGAAGAGAGTCGTGCCGATCCCGGCCTCCTGCTGCGCCTGGGTGTCGCCGTGTTCGCCGCTCTCAACGTGATGCTGGTGTCGGCGGCGTTGTACGCCGGTTGGTTCGGCACGATGGAGCCCCGCTTCGTGGCGCTCTTCCAGTGGACGGCGCTGTTGCTATCCACTCCGGTAGCGCTCTGGTGTGCGGAGCCGTTCTTCGCAGGTGCGTGGACCGGGCTGCGTCATCGGACGCTCTCCATGGACGTGCCCATCGCGCTGGCGGTGGCCGTGCTATACGCGCATGGCGTATGGGCCACGCTCCGGGGAGTCGATGCCTATCTGGACTCGCTCACGATGCTGGTCGCCCTCCTGCTCATGGGCCGCGTGCTCGAGTCGGGAAGCCGCCGCCGGGCCGCGGAGGCGGCAGTGGCGCTGGCCGGCACCGTACCGGCCAGTGCCCGTCGCCTGGGCCGCGGCGGGTTGGAGCGGGTCGCTGCCGCGGAGCTCACGGTGGGGGACCGCATCGAGATCGGAATGGGCGAAGAGGTGGCGGCCGACGGCGTGGTCGTCGAGGGCAGCGCCCACGTCCGCATGGCTCTTCTGACCGGCGAGTCGGCGCCCGTACCGGTCGAGGTGGGGGACCGGCTGGTCGCGGGCGCGGTCCTGGAAAGCGGCTCGCTGGTATTGGAGGTGGATGCAGTCGGCAGTGCCACGGTCGTCCGACGCATGGCCGACGCCCTGAGGACCGCGCTGGACCGGCCCGCGCGGGAGAGCGCCGTGGACCGCATCGCGCCGTGGTTCACGGGCGTGACGCTGACGGTGGCGCTCGGGACGGCGGTGGCCTGGTGGTGGCTGGCCGGGCCCGCGCGCGCGCTGGAGGTGTGCGTGGCGGTGCTCGTGGTCGCGTGTCCCTGTGCGCTGGCGCTGTCGCGTCCGCTGGCCGCGGCCGCCGGCCTGGGGGCCGCCGCCCGTCGGGGCCTGTTGATCCGCTCTCCGGAGGCGCTCCTGGATCTGAATCACATCACCACACTCGCCCTCGACAAGACGGGGACGGTGACGGCAGGGGAGCTCACAGTGGTGGAGGCGGACGACGCGGCGGTTCGGGTCGCGGCTGCCTTGGAGCGGGGGAGCGTGCATCCGATCGCGCGGGCGTTGGTGGACGAAGCCGTGCAGCGGGGCATTCCACTGGCCCGCGCCCAGGATGTGCGTGAGGAGCCCGGTGTGGGCGTGTGCGGCCGCGTGGACGGGCGGTTCTGGCAGCTGAGCGCCGGGGGACCTGGAGCGGTCCTGCTGCGGAGCGACGACGGAGTCGTCCACGAGTTGCGCATGGCGGATACGCTGCGTGAGGACTCTGCCCAGGCCACCGGCGAGCTGTCGAGGCACGGCGTGGGCGTGGCCCTGCTCTCGGGGGATCGCCCGGAGGTAGCCACGCGTGTGGGAGCTCGCCTGGGAATCGACGAGATTCACGCGCCGTTGACCCCGGACGCCAAGGTCCACTGGATCGAGGAGCAACGGTCGCGGGGTGGGCGAGTGCTGTTCGTGGGCGACGGCGTGAACGATGGTCCGGCCCTGGCTGCCTCCGACGTGGGCATCGCCATGGGGACGGGGGCGGCCTCTTCCGTGCTGGTGGCCGACGGAGTGGTGACCGGTGGATCGCTGCTCTCCTTGGTCGGCGGCTTCGCGGCCGCCCGCGCGGCGCGCACGCAGATCCGTTCCAACCAGATCCGCTCGATCGCCTACAACGCGCTGGCCGTGAGTGCCGCGGCGGCCGGCTGGATCAATCCACTGGTGGCGGCGGTGCTGATGCCGCTGTCGTCCCTCCTGGTGATCTGGGGGGCTTCCCGCGTGGAGGTACGCGTGCGCAGGTCGGCGGCATGA
- a CDS encoding cytochrome c3 family protein produces MGRRVRFWGVTLGWVALVASAAPVSAQLISPGKLTDAHASLEGIRNCTQCHELRQKGISRSLCLDCHEPLAARISGDKGFHARLDEQDCGVCHKEHAGREADIVRFDTDGFAHAREVGFELEGAHGTLECTKCHNRDLVQDVRVRRFKAAQGAGLDHTFLGLGTECLSCHRSDDPHDGQFGDRTCTDCHGQEEWEGAVGFDHDDARFKLTGLHRQVECVDCHPSEPWSGSAQRLRFRPLSFGTCLDCHEDNHDGAMGAECTKCHGTQGWDRISRNQFEGDFDHASTGFELVDAHAGLECMNCHRPAPESRDRIAIQFAARTRMATYPRPVVDRECLSCHVDQHGGEFAEPPAATDCTSCHDQTAWLPSEFDLFRHQETAFPLVGAHLAVECSGCHVPDDGAEHLRFDMGERTCAQCHVDDDPHEGQFEGRACTDCHNENAFVVPGFDHDQTSYPLDGAHRDLACASCHLQEEAPDGRAFIRFRPLASECRDCHGGEDR; encoded by the coding sequence GTGGGACGCCGAGTGCGGTTCTGGGGTGTGACGCTGGGATGGGTGGCCCTCGTCGCGAGTGCGGCGCCGGTGTCCGCGCAGCTCATCTCGCCCGGGAAGCTCACGGATGCCCACGCGTCCCTGGAAGGCATCCGCAACTGCACACAGTGCCACGAGCTCCGACAGAAGGGGATCTCGCGGAGCCTCTGTCTGGACTGCCACGAGCCACTCGCCGCGCGCATCAGCGGCGACAAGGGGTTCCATGCCCGGCTGGACGAGCAGGATTGTGGCGTGTGCCACAAGGAGCACGCGGGCCGGGAGGCGGATATTGTCCGTTTCGACACCGATGGATTCGCCCATGCGCGGGAAGTGGGCTTCGAGCTCGAAGGGGCCCATGGCACCCTCGAGTGCACGAAGTGCCACAACCGCGACCTGGTGCAGGATGTTCGGGTCCGCCGCTTCAAGGCGGCGCAAGGTGCCGGTCTCGACCACACCTTTCTGGGGCTGGGGACGGAGTGCCTGTCCTGTCACCGTTCCGACGATCCCCACGACGGTCAATTCGGCGATCGCACGTGCACCGATTGCCACGGACAGGAGGAGTGGGAGGGCGCTGTGGGATTCGACCACGACGACGCCCGCTTCAAGCTCACCGGCCTGCACCGGCAGGTCGAGTGCGTGGATTGCCACCCCTCCGAGCCCTGGTCGGGCTCGGCTCAGCGCCTGCGCTTCCGCCCGCTCTCCTTTGGTACTTGCCTCGACTGTCATGAGGACAACCACGACGGAGCCATGGGCGCAGAGTGCACCAAATGCCACGGCACGCAGGGGTGGGACCGGATCTCCCGCAACCAGTTCGAGGGGGACTTCGACCATGCGTCCACCGGCTTCGAGCTGGTCGACGCTCACGCGGGCCTGGAGTGCATGAACTGTCACCGGCCGGCGCCGGAGTCTCGTGACCGGATCGCGATCCAGTTCGCGGCCCGGACCCGCATGGCGACGTATCCGCGCCCCGTTGTTGACCGGGAGTGTCTGTCCTGCCACGTGGATCAGCATGGCGGCGAGTTCGCGGAGCCTCCGGCGGCCACGGATTGCACCTCATGTCACGACCAGACCGCCTGGTTGCCCTCGGAGTTCGACCTGTTCCGGCACCAGGAGACGGCCTTCCCCTTGGTGGGAGCCCATCTGGCCGTCGAGTGCAGTGGTTGCCATGTGCCCGACGACGGAGCTGAGCACCTGCGATTCGACATGGGTGAGCGTACGTGCGCCCAGTGCCATGTCGATGACGACCCCCATGAAGGGCAGTTCGAAGGGCGCGCCTGTACGGACTGCCACAACGAGAACGCGTTCGTCGTCCCGGGCTTCGACCACGACCAGACCAGCTATCCGCTGGATGGGGCGCATCGGGACCTGGCCTGTGCTTCCTGCCACCTGCAGGAGGAGGCGCCAGACGGGCGGGCGTTCATTCGATTCCGGCCCCTCGCGAGCGAGTGCCGGGACTGCCATGGAGGAGAGGACCGATGA
- a CDS encoding sigma-54 dependent transcriptional regulator has product MNTSRRVSVLVCDDEELIRWSLSEHLQGEGYATIEVDNGARCLEAVRDHAPALVLLDLKMPERDGLSVLETLRSEGNDVPVIVLTAHGGIESAVTATRLGASAYLTKPFDLVEVGLQVEKVLADDRLQREVQYLRNRQRAGYGEFIGASPRLAPLFEALERLERVDAPTVLVTGESGTGKDVIARAIHVHGPRKDGVFVEVDCASLPEHLIESELFGHERGAFTDAKNTKRGLFELAAGGVVFLDEIGEMKPITQAKLLRAIENRSFRRVGGVASIPLNASLIAATNRDLRREVEQGGFREDLYFRLNVIPIHIPPLRDRTEDVPALVAHFLDRFSRTLGRKVEGASRDAMSLLQSYGWPGNVRELRNLLERVVLLGKSGTVEVDDLPPEMRFRGMARARRTAVHGFTLPEEGVDLEAVERSLVAQALERAAGNQSAAARLLGISRYALRYRMQKFGLA; this is encoded by the coding sequence GTGAACACGTCGCGACGCGTCAGCGTGCTGGTCTGTGATGACGAGGAGCTGATCCGCTGGTCGCTCAGCGAGCATCTGCAGGGGGAAGGATACGCCACCATCGAGGTGGACAACGGGGCCCGCTGTCTCGAGGCGGTGCGGGATCATGCTCCGGCGCTCGTGCTCCTGGACCTGAAGATGCCGGAGCGAGACGGTCTCTCGGTGCTGGAGACGCTCCGCTCCGAAGGCAATGACGTTCCCGTCATCGTGCTCACCGCGCACGGGGGTATCGAGAGCGCGGTCACGGCGACCCGTCTGGGCGCCAGCGCCTACCTCACCAAGCCCTTCGATCTGGTCGAAGTGGGACTTCAAGTGGAGAAGGTCCTGGCCGACGACCGACTCCAACGGGAAGTCCAATACCTGCGCAACCGCCAACGGGCGGGATACGGCGAGTTCATCGGCGCGTCCCCGCGGTTGGCACCGCTGTTCGAAGCGCTCGAGCGCCTGGAGCGTGTCGATGCCCCCACCGTCCTCGTGACGGGAGAGAGCGGTACCGGCAAGGACGTGATCGCACGGGCCATTCATGTCCACGGGCCACGCAAGGATGGAGTCTTCGTCGAGGTCGATTGCGCCTCGCTCCCGGAGCACCTCATCGAGAGCGAGTTGTTCGGGCATGAGCGGGGCGCCTTCACGGATGCCAAGAACACGAAGCGAGGGCTCTTCGAGTTGGCGGCGGGGGGCGTGGTCTTTCTCGATGAGATCGGCGAGATGAAGCCGATCACCCAGGCCAAGCTCTTGCGGGCCATTGAAAACCGCAGCTTCCGCCGAGTCGGGGGCGTCGCTTCCATCCCGCTGAACGCGAGCCTGATCGCCGCGACGAACCGCGACCTCAGACGCGAAGTGGAGCAGGGGGGCTTTCGCGAGGATCTCTACTTCCGCCTCAACGTCATCCCCATCCACATACCGCCGCTACGAGACCGCACGGAGGACGTGCCTGCGCTGGTCGCTCACTTCCTCGACCGGTTCTCCCGGACGCTGGGGCGGAAGGTGGAGGGCGCGTCGCGCGACGCCATGAGCTTGCTCCAGAGCTACGGCTGGCCCGGCAATGTGCGTGAGCTGCGCAACCTGTTGGAGCGCGTCGTGTTGCTCGGCAAGTCCGGCACCGTGGAGGTCGACGACCTGCCTCCGGAGATGCGGTTCCGGGGCATGGCCCGCGCCCGGCGGACGGCGGTCCACGGCTTCACCCTTCCGGAGGAGGGTGTGGACCTGGAGGCCGTCGAGCGCAGCTTGGTGGCCCAGGCGCTGGAGCGGGCCGCTGGCAATCAGTCTGCCGCAGCGCGCCTGTTGGGGATCTCCCGCTACGCGCTCCGCTACCGGATGCAGAAGTTCGGACTGGCCTGA
- a CDS encoding sulfite exporter TauE/SafE family protein, translating into MSGLIVGAFVSGLVGSPHCVGMCGPFAVACGSSKRGTLGWHLGRAATYAGLGAVAGAFGSALPGPRWLPTAVSLVLVVWFAGVLAGALPEPRFRPPGLTRLRSPKEPRGFSPRLLFGMATGLLPCGLVYAALGLALATLSAATGALVMLGFWAGTVPALTALVLLSQRLGLRTLRGRRVLALLVLVTGLFSVASRAGLIGSHGQMHGAHAPASSSR; encoded by the coding sequence GTGAGCGGCCTGATCGTGGGTGCCTTCGTCTCGGGGCTGGTGGGGAGTCCCCACTGCGTGGGGATGTGCGGGCCTTTCGCCGTGGCCTGTGGCAGCTCGAAGCGCGGCACCTTGGGGTGGCACCTCGGACGAGCCGCCACCTACGCAGGGCTCGGGGCCGTGGCGGGAGCGTTCGGATCGGCGCTCCCCGGACCCCGCTGGCTCCCCACCGCCGTGTCCCTCGTGCTGGTGGTCTGGTTCGCGGGGGTCCTGGCCGGGGCGCTCCCCGAGCCGCGCTTTCGCCCCCCCGGATTGACTCGCTTGCGGAGCCCCAAGGAACCCAGGGGCTTCAGCCCGCGCCTGCTCTTCGGCATGGCCACCGGCCTGCTCCCCTGCGGCCTGGTCTACGCCGCTCTCGGTCTTGCCCTGGCCACGCTCTCGGCAGCGACCGGCGCCCTGGTGATGCTGGGGTTCTGGGCGGGGACCGTTCCCGCACTCACAGCCCTGGTGCTGCTCTCCCAGCGTCTCGGGCTCCGCACGCTCCGGGGCCGGAGGGTGTTGGCGCTGCTCGTCCTGGTGACCGGGCTGTTCTCGGTGGCCTCACGCGCCGGACTCATCGGGTCGCACGGCCAGATGCACGGGGCACACGCGCCCGCCTCCAGCTCTCGCTGA
- a CDS encoding NAD(P)-binding domain-containing protein codes for MSDVTIIWLLGVSLAVVTTIPVVLRLRAKEERSEEADLEALKYGLKEPATLHPVINPDVCIGIGNCVSVCPEGDVLGIRNGQGFPVMPARCIGHGLCERVCPVEAIQLVFGTEKRGVDLPRIQENFETNVPGIYIVGELGGMGLIRNAFEQGRQCIEGIKMEDRPTNPDLLDLVIVGCGPAGLSASLNALSAGMRFETVERESIGGTVCHYPRKKLVMTAPVKVPNYGKVGAREMRKEELIDTWERLVKQANLEVRTQETVQDVKARPDGGFDVFTSRGMLSANRVILAIGRRGVPRKLGVPGEDAAKVMYSLREPEGYAGDRILVVGGGDSAIEAAMALGEQEGTTVHLSYRRENFSRIKPGNHKKIEKAIQAGQVQALLGTSVKEITTERVVIAGGDGSPLILPNDQVFVFAGGELPTPFLAACGIEIEKRFGTPRKRRLTRKSA; via the coding sequence ATGAGTGACGTCACTATCATCTGGTTGCTGGGGGTCAGCTTGGCGGTCGTGACCACGATCCCGGTGGTCCTGCGGCTTCGTGCCAAGGAGGAGCGCAGCGAGGAAGCTGACCTGGAGGCGCTGAAGTACGGGCTCAAGGAGCCGGCTACACTGCACCCGGTCATCAACCCGGACGTCTGCATCGGCATCGGCAACTGCGTGAGCGTGTGTCCGGAGGGGGACGTGCTGGGCATTCGCAATGGTCAGGGGTTCCCCGTCATGCCGGCCCGTTGCATCGGTCACGGTTTGTGCGAGCGCGTCTGTCCGGTGGAAGCGATCCAGCTGGTGTTCGGCACCGAGAAGCGGGGCGTCGATCTGCCTCGAATCCAGGAGAATTTCGAGACGAACGTCCCTGGGATCTACATCGTGGGTGAGTTGGGTGGGATGGGCCTCATCCGCAATGCATTCGAGCAAGGGCGGCAGTGTATCGAGGGCATCAAGATGGAGGACCGCCCCACGAATCCCGATCTCCTGGATCTGGTGATCGTCGGATGTGGACCCGCAGGGTTGTCGGCCTCCTTGAACGCCTTGTCCGCAGGTATGCGCTTCGAGACCGTGGAACGGGAAAGCATCGGCGGCACGGTGTGCCACTACCCGCGCAAGAAGCTGGTGATGACGGCTCCCGTGAAAGTACCGAACTACGGCAAGGTCGGGGCGCGCGAGATGCGCAAGGAGGAGTTGATCGATACCTGGGAACGTCTGGTCAAGCAGGCGAACCTCGAGGTACGCACGCAGGAGACGGTGCAGGACGTGAAGGCCCGCCCCGACGGCGGTTTCGATGTGTTCACGTCGCGCGGGATGCTATCCGCCAACCGTGTCATCCTAGCGATCGGGCGCCGCGGCGTGCCGCGGAAACTGGGTGTGCCCGGGGAAGATGCCGCGAAGGTGATGTACTCGCTCCGGGAGCCCGAGGGGTATGCGGGCGATCGGATCCTGGTCGTGGGCGGAGGAGACTCCGCGATCGAAGCGGCCATGGCGTTGGGGGAACAGGAGGGCACCACGGTGCACCTCTCCTACCGTCGTGAGAACTTCTCCCGCATCAAGCCCGGGAACCACAAGAAGATCGAGAAGGCGATCCAGGCGGGGCAGGTGCAGGCCCTGCTCGGTACGAGCGTCAAGGAGATCACCACCGAACGGGTCGTGATCGCGGGCGGGGATGGCTCGCCCCTGATCCTTCCCAACGATCAAGTCTTCGTCTTCGCGGGTGGGGAGCTGCCCACGCCCTTCTTGGCGGCATGCGGCATCGAGATCGAAAAGCGATTCGGGACACCGCGGAAGAGGAGGCTGACCCGCAAGTCCGCCTGA
- a CDS encoding protoglobin domain-containing protein yields the protein MGFGTDGSGGPAHPGREFAELKQLVAFGEADARLLREALPVLRPHLRSVAEAFYANIRAAPEARAAISSDAQVERLKGTLAAWIQDVLAGPHDEAFHARQRQIGRVHVMHGVPPRYVFTSMSALREQLRGLVEEAWGRERAFTFASAFDRLTCVGLAAVMDAYIETREERELDTLQGLLVSHMPATVLLVDAEGLVTSAAASDTGLFEGESSVRRHYLEVLPAPLLQVAQLEERVRRALDTGHEVTLPRVDVEDEERTRSFRISIVPLEHPRARALLHLADLTDVIQAESRARQAETLAQLGAFSAAVAHELRNPLAGISGALQVISRSLDQEDRRKGVMDKVDVQIRRLDRMVGELLALAKPADPRIEPVDLREQAEAAADLLAREEPGVQILVSGAGEALGDPDLIGQIVLNLLQNASQAMSGHGEVRVDITDGHLRVSDEGPGVPPQNRRRIFDPFFTTRSRGTGLGLAICRRGAVSMGADLLLVEGPTSGASFLLRWPS from the coding sequence GTGGGATTTGGCACAGATGGATCGGGCGGACCCGCACACCCTGGACGGGAGTTTGCCGAGCTGAAGCAGCTGGTGGCCTTCGGCGAAGCGGACGCCCGCCTGCTGCGTGAGGCGCTTCCCGTCCTGCGCCCACACCTCCGGAGCGTGGCCGAGGCCTTCTACGCCAACATCCGCGCGGCACCCGAAGCCCGGGCCGCAATAAGCTCGGACGCTCAGGTTGAGCGCCTCAAGGGGACGTTGGCGGCCTGGATCCAGGACGTTCTGGCGGGTCCCCACGACGAGGCCTTCCACGCCCGCCAACGCCAGATCGGCCGGGTCCACGTGATGCACGGGGTCCCTCCGCGCTACGTGTTCACCAGCATGTCCGCCCTGCGGGAGCAGTTACGCGGTTTGGTGGAGGAGGCCTGGGGACGGGAGCGCGCCTTTACCTTCGCCAGCGCGTTCGACCGGCTCACCTGCGTGGGTCTCGCCGCGGTCATGGACGCCTACATCGAGACGCGCGAGGAGCGCGAGCTGGACACGCTGCAGGGACTGCTGGTGTCGCACATGCCCGCCACCGTCCTGCTGGTGGATGCCGAGGGCCTGGTCACGTCGGCAGCCGCTTCCGACACAGGACTGTTCGAGGGGGAGTCCTCCGTCCGCCGGCACTACCTGGAGGTCCTGCCGGCCCCCCTGCTTCAGGTGGCCCAGCTCGAAGAACGCGTGCGGCGGGCCTTGGACACCGGCCACGAGGTGACCCTTCCCCGAGTCGATGTCGAAGACGAGGAGCGCACGCGCAGCTTCCGCATCTCCATCGTGCCGCTCGAACACCCCAGGGCCCGCGCTCTCCTGCACCTGGCAGACCTCACCGACGTGATCCAGGCCGAGAGCAGGGCGCGTCAGGCCGAGACCCTGGCCCAGCTGGGCGCCTTTTCCGCAGCGGTGGCACATGAGCTGCGGAATCCACTGGCGGGGATCTCCGGCGCTCTGCAGGTGATCTCCCGCTCACTCGACCAAGAGGATCGCCGCAAGGGGGTCATGGACAAGGTCGACGTGCAGATCCGTCGCCTCGACCGCATGGTGGGCGAGCTCCTGGCGTTGGCCAAGCCGGCGGACCCGCGAATCGAACCGGTCGATCTTCGTGAACAGGCGGAAGCCGCCGCGGACCTGCTCGCCCGCGAGGAACCCGGCGTCCAGATCCTTGTGAGCGGAGCCGGCGAGGCCCTTGGAGATCCCGACCTGATCGGTCAGATCGTGCTCAATCTCCTGCAGAATGCATCGCAGGCCATGAGCGGGCACGGCGAAGTGCGTGTGGACATCACCGACGGTCACCTGCGCGTCAGCGACGAGGGGCCCGGCGTCCCCCCACAGAATCGCCGCCGGATCTTCGACCCCTTCTTCACCACCCGCTCGCGGGGAACGGGTCTGGGTCTCGCCATTTGCAGGCGCGGCGCGGTGAGCATGGGGGCGGACCTCCTTTTGGTCGAGGGTCCGACCTCGGGTGCCAGCTTCCTCCTGCGTTGGCCCAGCTGA
- a CDS encoding cbb3-type cytochrome c oxidase subunit 3 — translation MNPLIQEAAGSVELGWLLGVMTVVFFAFFLAWTYWAFAPSHRRRMEEYARMPFDEGGE, via the coding sequence ATGAATCCCCTCATTCAGGAAGCCGCCGGCTCCGTGGAGCTGGGTTGGTTGCTGGGTGTGATGACCGTGGTCTTCTTCGCCTTCTTCCTGGCCTGGACGTACTGGGCCTTCGCGCCCTCACACCGGCGCCGGATGGAGGAGTACGCCCGCATGCCTTTCGACGAGGGAGGTGAATAG
- a CDS encoding c-type cytochrome produces MAKDTNRLLGHTDEADGIDEYDNPLPDWWLGLFWFTIVWAVVYGVHYHFIAERSAEKRLAAEMAAAEARWPAQTADASTFTLTPEAIAAGEQVFQTNCFVCHGVNLEGGIGPNLVDDEWIHGASVDSILATISNGVLDKGMPNWGSLLGPEKVNQVAAYVISLNPEVTQSDAPMSDNPSGS; encoded by the coding sequence GTGGCCAAGGATACCAACCGCCTGCTCGGCCACACCGACGAGGCCGACGGCATCGACGAGTACGACAATCCACTCCCGGATTGGTGGCTGGGATTGTTCTGGTTCACCATCGTCTGGGCCGTCGTCTACGGCGTCCACTACCACTTCATCGCTGAGCGGTCGGCCGAGAAGCGACTGGCCGCGGAGATGGCGGCTGCGGAGGCCCGCTGGCCCGCGCAGACCGCGGATGCCTCGACGTTCACTTTGACGCCCGAAGCCATCGCGGCGGGCGAGCAGGTCTTCCAGACCAACTGCTTCGTGTGCCACGGGGTCAATCTGGAGGGTGGGATCGGTCCCAATCTGGTGGACGACGAGTGGATCCACGGGGCGAGCGTCGACTCGATCCTGGCGACGATCAGCAACGGTGTGCTGGACAAGGGAATGCCCAATTGGGGGTCGCTGCTGGGGCCTGAGAAGGTGAATCAGGTGGCAGCCTACGTGATCAGCCTCAACCCCGAGGTCACGCAGTCCGACGCTCCAATGAGCGACAATCCTTCGGGGTCATAG